In Flavobacterium lacustre, a genomic segment contains:
- a CDS encoding SGNH/GDSL hydrolase family protein, with protein sequence MIKNFKWLLLVSLTFIACNNDDDNTVVEEPVSPGSANFTKYVALGDSFAAGYSDGALFKKGQEGSYVNLLSQQFAEAGGGEFKTPFTSDNVGGLLLGGTQIATARLYFNGSGPVTVSGTPTTEVSTVLSGPFNNLGVPGAKSYHLVAPGYGNVAGVASGAANPYFARFATASGTTVLADALAQSPTFFSLWIGGNDVLGYATSGGSGVNQTGNLDPSTYTSNDITDPNVFASVYSGIVTNLTANGAKGVVANLPYVSTLPYFTTVPYNPVPLSAGVAAQLNAGYAAYNGGLLYAAANGLISSEEATKRTINFVAGSNAVVIADSYLTNLSGYGIPSYRHATSEDLMVLPSMSFIGTAIGGDPTKVNGVSVPLADKWVLSKDEIAEVKIATDAYNVTIKAVADAKGLAFVDTKAIMAQLSTTGVVSNSFTLKSTYVTGGAFSLDGVHPSPRGYALIANAFTAAINEKYTSTLKKVDLGLYQILYPAILP encoded by the coding sequence ATGATAAAAAATTTCAAATGGCTTTTATTGGTTTCCCTAACCTTTATAGCTTGTAATAATGATGATGACAATACAGTTGTAGAAGAACCAGTTTCTCCTGGTTCGGCAAATTTCACTAAATATGTTGCCTTGGGAGATTCGTTTGCTGCCGGATATAGTGATGGAGCTCTTTTCAAAAAAGGACAGGAAGGTTCTTATGTAAACTTACTTTCACAACAGTTTGCAGAAGCTGGAGGAGGGGAATTTAAAACACCTTTTACGTCTGATAATGTTGGAGGATTGCTTTTGGGTGGAACCCAAATTGCAACTGCTCGTCTTTATTTTAATGGATCAGGACCGGTTACGGTTAGCGGAACACCAACTACAGAGGTGTCAACAGTTTTATCTGGACCATTTAATAATTTAGGAGTTCCCGGAGCTAAAAGTTATCATTTGGTAGCTCCTGGATATGGAAACGTTGCGGGAGTAGCATCGGGTGCTGCAAATCCTTATTTTGCTCGATTTGCTACGGCATCTGGAACCACGGTTTTGGCCGATGCTTTGGCTCAGTCTCCAACTTTTTTCTCTTTATGGATTGGTGGAAATGACGTTTTAGGGTATGCAACTTCAGGAGGAAGTGGCGTGAACCAAACCGGAAATTTAGACCCTAGTACTTATACATCTAATGATATTACAGATCCTAATGTTTTTGCAAGTGTTTATTCAGGGATAGTGACCAATTTAACCGCAAATGGAGCTAAAGGGGTCGTTGCAAATTTACCTTATGTAAGTACATTGCCTTATTTTACAACAGTACCTTACAATCCGGTTCCGCTTTCGGCTGGTGTAGCTGCACAATTGAATGCAGGATATGCTGCTTACAATGGCGGGTTGTTGTATGCTGCTGCCAATGGATTGATATCTTCAGAAGAAGCGACAAAAAGAACCATTAATTTTGTTGCAGGAAGCAATGCAGTGGTAATTGCAGATAGTTATTTGACTAATTTATCAGGATACGGAATTCCATCATACAGACATGCTACCTCCGAAGATTTGATGGTTTTGCCTTCAATGAGTTTTATTGGAACAGCCATTGGTGGAGATCCTACAAAAGTTAATGGAGTTTCAGTGCCGTTAGCGGATAAATGGGTTTTGTCTAAAGATGAAATTGCCGAAGTAAAAATAGCTACAGACGCATATAATGTTACTATAAAAGCTGTTGCTGATGCAAAAGGATTGGCTTTTGTGGATACCAAAGCAATAATGGCTCAACTGTCAACTACAGGAGTAGTAAGTAATAGCTTTACTTTAAAATCTACTTACGTTACCGGTGGTGCATTCTCACTTGATGGAGTACATCCTAGTCCAAGAGGATATGCATTAATCGCAAATGCTTTTACTGCGGCGATAAATGAAAAATATACCTCTACATTGAAGAAAGTTGATTTAGGATTATATCAAATATTATATCCGGCTATTTTACCATAA
- the glmS gene encoding glutamine--fructose-6-phosphate transaminase (isomerizing), producing the protein MCGIVGYIGYREAYPIIIKGLKRLEYRGYDSAGVMLYDGENLKLCKTKGKVSDLEQKAATEITMNGTIGIGHTRWATHGVPNDVNSHPHLSNSGDLAIIHNGIIENYAPLKEELIKRGYVFYSDTDSEVLVNLIEEVQKKENLKLGKAVQVALNQVVGAYAIAVFDKKTPNEIVAARLGSPLAIGVGEGEYFIASDASPFIEYTSNAVYLEDGEMANIRLHKPMKVRKIKDDSQVDPYIQELQMNLEQIEKGGYDHFMLKEIYEQPNVIKDTYRGRLHANEGLIQMAGVEDNLEKFLNADRIIIVACGTSWHAGLVAEYIFEEFARIPVEVEYASEFRYRNPIINSKDVVIAISQSGETADTMAAIKLAKENGAFVFGVCNVVGSSISRETHAGAYTHAGPEIGVASTKAFTTQITVLTMIALRLAKAKGTLSNSDFHRYLQELEIIPEKVKEALETNDKAKEIAATFKDAPNCLYLGRGYNFPVALEGALKLKEISYIHAEGYPAAEMKHGPIALIDEHMPVVVIAPKQGHYDKIVSNIQEIKSRSGRIIAVVTKGDTQVRELADYVIEIPETSDALSPLITTIPLQLLSYHIAVMRGCNVDQPRNLAKSVTVE; encoded by the coding sequence ATGTGTGGAATTGTTGGATACATTGGTTATAGAGAAGCTTATCCTATAATTATTAAAGGTCTGAAAAGACTAGAGTATAGAGGATATGATAGTGCTGGTGTCATGTTATATGACGGAGAGAATTTGAAACTTTGTAAGACAAAAGGAAAAGTTTCTGATCTGGAACAAAAAGCGGCTACAGAAATTACTATGAATGGAACCATTGGTATAGGACATACTCGTTGGGCAACTCACGGTGTTCCAAACGATGTAAACTCTCATCCACATCTTTCTAATTCTGGAGATTTAGCAATCATTCATAATGGAATTATTGAAAATTACGCTCCTTTAAAAGAAGAATTAATAAAAAGAGGTTACGTTTTTTATTCTGATACGGATTCTGAGGTTTTGGTAAATCTTATAGAAGAAGTTCAGAAAAAAGAAAATTTAAAACTAGGAAAAGCAGTTCAGGTAGCTTTGAATCAAGTTGTAGGTGCGTATGCAATTGCAGTTTTTGACAAGAAGACGCCTAATGAAATTGTTGCAGCCCGTTTAGGAAGTCCATTAGCTATTGGGGTTGGAGAAGGAGAATATTTTATTGCTTCTGATGCTTCTCCATTTATAGAATACACATCAAATGCGGTCTATTTAGAAGATGGTGAGATGGCAAATATTAGGTTACATAAACCTATGAAAGTCAGAAAAATTAAAGACGATTCTCAGGTTGATCCTTACATTCAGGAACTTCAAATGAATTTGGAGCAAATTGAAAAAGGAGGTTACGATCACTTTATGTTAAAGGAAATCTACGAACAACCTAACGTTATAAAAGATACTTACAGAGGAAGGCTTCATGCTAATGAAGGATTGATTCAAATGGCGGGTGTTGAAGACAACCTGGAGAAATTTCTTAATGCAGACCGAATCATTATTGTAGCCTGCGGAACGTCATGGCATGCAGGTTTAGTGGCAGAATATATTTTTGAAGAGTTTGCCCGTATTCCTGTTGAAGTAGAGTACGCTTCAGAGTTCAGATATAGAAATCCGATTATCAATAGTAAAGATGTAGTTATTGCTATATCACAATCTGGTGAAACTGCCGATACTATGGCAGCAATAAAATTAGCAAAAGAAAATGGCGCTTTTGTGTTTGGAGTTTGTAATGTAGTTGGTTCTTCTATTTCAAGAGAAACTCATGCAGGTGCTTATACGCATGCCGGACCTGAAATAGGTGTTGCTTCGACAAAAGCATTTACTACTCAAATTACTGTTTTGACCATGATTGCTTTGCGTTTGGCAAAAGCCAAAGGCACATTATCTAATTCAGATTTCCATAGGTATTTACAAGAATTAGAGATAATTCCTGAAAAAGTTAAGGAAGCATTAGAAACAAATGACAAAGCAAAAGAAATTGCGGCTACTTTCAAAGATGCACCGAATTGCCTTTATCTGGGTCGTGGTTATAATTTTCCAGTGGCTCTTGAAGGTGCTTTAAAGCTAAAAGAAATCTCTTATATTCATGCAGAAGGATATCCTGCTGCCGAAATGAAGCATGGACCAATCGCATTGATTGATGAACATATGCCGGTAGTGGTAATTGCACCAAAACAAGGACATTATGACAAAATTGTAAGCAACATTCAAGAAATAAAATCCAGAAGTGGAAGAATTATTGCGGTTGTAACCAAAGGTGATACTCAAGTTCGTGAATTGGCGGATTATGTTATTGAAATTCCAGAAACATCAGATGCATTATCTCCGTTGATTACTACAATTCCATTGCAGCTTTTGTCTTATCATATTGCAGTAATGAGAGGTTGTAATGTAGATCAGCCGCGAAATTTAGCAAAATCAGTGACGGTAGAATAA
- a CDS encoding glycogen/starch synthase: MKDKRILYVSSEVVPYLAENEVSLMSYDVPKMINDQGGQIRIFMPRYGNINERRHQLHEVIRLSGMNLVVNDLDMPLIIKVASIPKERIQVYFIDNDEYFKRKATFADEEGVMYPDNDERAIFFAKGVVETVKKLNWVPDIIHVHGWMAAMLPIYMKHFYKNEALFSETKIVTSVYSQSFEGTLDIEMINKVKFDDIPYEAITDLESPTYENIIKASVKHSDAVIIASDNLSPSLTKFIESSGKPFLPFTPKDSFAEAYTNFYKNEVL; the protein is encoded by the coding sequence ATGAAAGATAAGAGGATATTATATGTATCATCTGAAGTTGTTCCTTATCTCGCTGAAAATGAGGTCTCTTTAATGTCTTACGACGTGCCTAAAATGATAAATGATCAAGGTGGACAGATAAGAATTTTCATGCCCAGATATGGAAATATTAACGAGAGAAGACACCAATTACATGAAGTAATTAGACTTTCAGGGATGAATTTAGTAGTTAATGATCTGGATATGCCATTGATTATTAAAGTAGCTTCCATTCCCAAAGAGCGAATTCAGGTTTATTTTATTGACAACGATGAGTATTTCAAAAGGAAAGCAACATTTGCCGATGAGGAAGGTGTTATGTATCCGGATAATGATGAACGTGCTATTTTCTTTGCCAAAGGAGTAGTAGAAACCGTTAAAAAATTGAATTGGGTTCCGGATATTATTCATGTTCATGGATGGATGGCAGCAATGTTGCCTATTTACATGAAACATTTTTATAAAAATGAAGCCTTGTTTTCTGAAACAAAGATTGTAACCTCAGTTTACAGTCAGTCTTTTGAAGGTACTTTGGATATTGAAATGATTAACAAAGTAAAATTTGATGACATTCCTTACGAAGCCATTACCGATTTAGAGAGTCCAACGTATGAAAATATTATAAAAGCTTCGGTTAAACATTCGGATGCCGTTATTATAGCCTCTGACAACCTTTCGCCAAGTTTAACAAAATTTATAGAATCTTCAGGAAAACCTTTTTTACCTTTCACACCGAAAGATTCGTTCGCAGAAGCGTATACGAATTTCTATAAAAACGAGGTTCTTTAA
- a CDS encoding DUF4270 domain-containing protein, which yields MYNTSFFKKMLVAASLVFLYSCDKEYNAIGDELIGDNHFDLLQYSSDVVAYNQKVGPIQSNNLPVNALGIYNDGAFGKTTANFATQIVLATPNPTIGEEAVIDSVYLTVPYFSTLKTTNADGSHEYELDSIYGADKAKIKLSVYESGYFMRDLDPIAELQETQKYFTDQNADFDNLKQTLLNDNADTSQNTQFFFDSEEIVETTKDADNKVTTTRSVPAMRLKLNAAFFANKIINAPTGKLATNDVFKDYFKGLYFKVEDAGSAGSMAMLNFKLGKITIKYKAKTAITTDAETVKEEQSIVLNLTGNTVSLLQQSNANTDYTTAVTNPDTSLGDERLYVKGGEGSMSIIDLFSTPGRLETIRQNNWLINEANLVFHIDTDKMASGYEPNRIYLYDLNNNRPLVDYYNDATTSSDTKKAKYVFDGIINKEVKTDGTGRGLTYKIRITNQIRNLIKNADSTNVKLGLVVTEDISTTNTTVSQKWKTPINVTSVIPSFYIQTPRSAVMNPLGTVLYGSNPSVPADKRLKLEIYYTKPN from the coding sequence ATGTACAATACTTCTTTTTTCAAGAAAATGCTGGTAGCAGCAAGCTTAGTTTTTTTATACTCTTGTGATAAAGAATATAATGCAATTGGAGACGAATTAATAGGTGATAATCATTTTGATTTGCTTCAATATAGTTCAGATGTGGTGGCTTACAACCAAAAAGTAGGGCCGATTCAATCTAATAATTTGCCGGTTAATGCATTGGGAATCTACAACGATGGTGCTTTTGGAAAAACAACTGCAAATTTTGCCACTCAAATAGTTTTAGCAACACCTAATCCAACAATTGGAGAAGAAGCTGTTATTGATAGTGTTTACTTGACAGTGCCTTATTTTAGTACATTGAAAACAACCAATGCTGACGGTAGTCATGAGTATGAATTAGATTCAATTTATGGCGCTGATAAAGCAAAAATAAAACTGAGTGTTTACGAATCTGGGTATTTCATGAGAGATTTAGACCCGATTGCAGAACTTCAAGAAACTCAAAAATATTTTACAGATCAAAATGCTGATTTTGATAATTTGAAACAAACACTTTTAAATGATAATGCTGATACAAGTCAAAACACCCAATTCTTTTTTGATTCTGAAGAAATTGTAGAAACGACTAAAGATGCGGATAATAAGGTTACAACTACACGATCAGTTCCTGCCATGCGCTTAAAATTGAATGCTGCTTTTTTTGCAAATAAAATTATAAACGCTCCAACAGGTAAATTGGCCACTAATGATGTGTTCAAAGACTATTTCAAAGGATTATATTTTAAAGTTGAAGATGCTGGAAGTGCAGGAAGTATGGCTATGTTGAATTTTAAATTAGGTAAAATCACCATAAAATATAAAGCCAAAACAGCTATAACCACTGATGCTGAAACGGTAAAAGAAGAACAATCAATCGTTCTTAATTTAACCGGAAACACAGTAAGTTTATTGCAACAAAGCAATGCTAATACGGATTATACAACTGCTGTCACAAATCCTGATACTTCACTTGGTGACGAGCGTTTGTATGTAAAAGGCGGTGAAGGTTCGATGTCAATAATAGATCTTTTCAGTACACCAGGACGATTGGAAACAATAAGACAAAACAATTGGTTGATCAATGAAGCGAATCTTGTTTTTCATATTGATACCGATAAAATGGCAAGTGGTTATGAACCGAATCGAATTTATTTATACGATTTAAATAACAATCGCCCGTTAGTCGATTATTATAATGATGCCACAACAAGCTCAGATACCAAAAAAGCAAAGTATGTTTTTGATGGAATTATCAATAAAGAAGTCAAAACTGATGGAACGGGAAGGGGTCTTACGTACAAAATAAGAATTACCAATCAGATAAGAAACCTGATCAAAAATGCCGATTCTACTAATGTTAAGTTAGGTCTTGTGGTTACTGAAGATATAAGCACTACAAATACTACCGTTAGCCAAAAATGGAAAACGCCAATAAATGTTACGAGTGTAATTCCTAGTTTTTATATTCAAACGCCAAGATCGGCTGTTATGAATCCGCTAGGGACAGTATTATACGGAAGCAATCCATCGGTGCCTGCTGACAAAAGGTTAAAACTTGAAATTTATTATACAAAACCTAATTAA
- the atpD gene encoding F0F1 ATP synthase subunit beta: protein MSKVIGKVAQIIGPVVDVVFNGKDVELPKIYDSLEITRKDGTLLVLEVQSHIGENTVRTISMDSTDGLSRGYEVVGTGNPIQMPIGADVYGRLFNVIGDAIDGLGNLPKTGENGMSIHRSAPKFEDLSTSSEVLFTGIKVIDLIEPYAKGGKIGLFGGAGVGKTVLIQELINNIAKGHGGLSVFAGVGERTREGNDLLREMLESGIIKYGEEFMHSMENGGWDLSKVDMPGMRESKATFVFGQMNEPPGARARVALSGLSIAEYFRDGAGSDQGKDVLFFVDNIFRFTQAGSEVSALLGRMPSAVGYQPTLATEMGAMQERITSTNKGSITSVQAVYVPADDLTDPAPATTFAHLDATTVLSRKIAELGIYPAVDPLDSTSRILTPQILGDEHYDCAQRVKEILQKYKQLQDIIAILGMEELSEDDKLAVSRARRVQRFLSQPFHVAEQFTGLKGVLVDIKDTIKGFNMIIDGELDHLPEAAFNLKGTIEDAIEAGEKMLAEA from the coding sequence ATGTCTAAAGTAATAGGAAAAGTTGCCCAAATCATTGGCCCAGTAGTTGACGTTGTTTTCAACGGTAAAGATGTTGAACTTCCAAAAATTTATGATTCGTTAGAAATCACAAGAAAAGATGGAACTTTATTAGTTCTAGAAGTACAATCTCACATTGGTGAAAATACCGTTCGTACCATTTCGATGGACTCAACAGATGGTTTGAGTAGAGGTTATGAAGTAGTTGGAACGGGAAATCCAATCCAAATGCCAATCGGTGCTGATGTTTACGGACGTTTGTTCAACGTAATCGGAGATGCCATTGACGGTTTAGGAAATTTACCTAAAACAGGTGAAAACGGAATGTCAATTCACAGATCGGCTCCTAAATTCGAAGATTTATCAACTTCATCTGAAGTTTTATTCACAGGTATTAAAGTAATCGATTTGATTGAGCCTTACGCAAAAGGAGGAAAAATTGGATTGTTTGGTGGTGCCGGTGTTGGTAAAACAGTATTGATTCAAGAGTTGATTAACAACATTGCAAAAGGTCACGGTGGACTTTCAGTATTCGCAGGAGTAGGAGAAAGAACACGTGAAGGAAATGACTTACTTCGTGAGATGTTAGAGTCAGGAATTATAAAATACGGTGAGGAATTCATGCACTCTATGGAAAATGGAGGATGGGATTTGTCTAAAGTAGATATGCCAGGAATGAGAGAGTCTAAAGCGACTTTCGTTTTTGGTCAAATGAATGAGCCTCCAGGAGCTCGTGCTCGTGTAGCACTTTCTGGATTATCAATTGCAGAATATTTCCGTGATGGAGCAGGTTCTGATCAAGGTAAAGATGTATTGTTCTTCGTGGATAACATCTTCCGTTTTACACAAGCAGGTTCTGAGGTATCGGCACTTTTAGGTCGTATGCCATCTGCGGTAGGTTACCAACCAACATTGGCAACTGAGATGGGAGCGATGCAAGAGCGTATTACTTCTACAAACAAAGGTTCTATTACATCTGTACAAGCGGTTTACGTTCCTGCGGATGATTTAACTGACCCAGCTCCGGCTACTACATTTGCTCACTTAGATGCTACAACAGTATTGTCTCGTAAAATTGCTGAGTTAGGTATTTATCCAGCGGTTGACCCGTTAGATTCTACTTCAAGAATCCTTACTCCTCAAATCTTAGGTGATGAGCACTATGACTGTGCACAAAGAGTAAAAGAAATTCTACAAAAATACAAACAATTACAAGATATCATCGCGATTCTTGGTATGGAGGAGTTATCAGAAGATGATAAATTAGCTGTATCCAGAGCACGTCGTGTTCAACGTTTCTTATCTCAACCTTTCCACGTAGCTGAGCAGTTTACAGGATTGAAAGGAGTTTTAGTTGACATTAAAGATACTATCAAAGGATTTAACATGATCATTGATGGTGAATTGGATCACTTGCCAGAAGCAGCTTTCAACCTTAAAGGAACTATTGAAGACGCTATCGAAGCTGGAGAAAAAATGTTGGCAGAAGCCTAA
- a CDS encoding F0F1 ATP synthase subunit epsilon → MLLEIVSPEAKLFSGEITSLSLPGVDGEFQILNNHAPIVSLLKKGTVKIAAPSFNISKETVEKFTKVNDQLYTLSVDSGTIEMKDNKIILLAD, encoded by the coding sequence ATGTTATTAGAAATAGTATCACCAGAAGCAAAATTATTTTCAGGAGAAATAACTTCATTATCACTTCCGGGTGTTGATGGAGAGTTTCAGATTTTAAATAATCACGCACCAATTGTTTCATTGCTAAAAAAAGGAACTGTAAAAATTGCAGCACCTAGTTTTAATATCTCAAAAGAAACAGTGGAGAAGTTCACGAAAGTAAATGATCAACTTTATACATTAAGTGTTGATTCAGGAACAATCGAAATGAAAGACAATAAAATAATTCTTTTAGCTGACTAA
- a CDS encoding TonB-dependent receptor, with product MRVYLLFLSLFFCSISFAQNSISGSVTDRNNQPIPGANIKIIGDAYGTITEIDGKFTLNPSKKLPYVIEISALGFGSKKVNVTSISQKINVKLEDEETKLNEIVVSASRTPERVLESPVTIERMSITDIKKTASPSFYDGLENLKEVQMNTSSLSFKSINTRGFATVANTRFMQLVDGMDNSSPLLNFVLGNMIGISEIDVQSVELLPGASSALYGANAFNGILFMNSKSPFTSQGITAYAKFGQTSQQAAGSNDFVDYGIRIAYAFNKYFAAKANFTYMRGTDWHATNYDDKTNAGRDRSHVNYDGINVYGDEVTTNIKGVGQSLATLGLIPAGAVNLLPDYNVSRTGYNEVELTDNRASNTKIDFSLHFKPFANDFEIIWQSKFGFGNAVYQGANRYYLNNFFMQQHKLELKGKNFFVRGYTTTEDGGESYDMLFTGINVNRKWKDDKTWFGQYAGAYIQSTLGGMTPENAHITARNVADTGRLLPGSAGFKKAFSEVIADPSVLSGSKLVDNSRIYHSDANYNFKDLIKFAEIQVGGSFRLYELNSYGRIYTDANGPINYNEYGAYTQLTKKLLDDRLKFTGSLRYDKSKNFDGNFSPRVSLVYSAGESKKHNFRTSFQTGFRNPSTQDQYIGFNVGSAILLGSAPDNLTRYSETLPVSTLVGQAFAGGTSVVMTGLNAYNNSYTASSVGALSATGNPALLRKTSVKYVKPEQVKAFELGYRSFIEDISIDVNGYYNIYNDFIGNLNVIAPFYGTAQDAPNPLGGPTDAGAQSLHAIQNGNYRVYQLYTNTDVEIKSLGFGLGLSKKVYRDFEVGVNYNYAEFKFDQAKDPSFEAGFNTPKHRVKASFGNERLFKNFGFNVSGRWNSEYLWQSTMVDGMIDSATVVDAQINYNIPKLKSTLKLGASNLGGKEYTQVLGAGLIGQQYFASWTINP from the coding sequence ATGAGAGTGTATTTACTTTTTTTGTCATTGTTCTTTTGTAGCATTTCTTTTGCGCAGAATTCAATTTCAGGCTCTGTTACAGACAGAAACAATCAGCCTATTCCTGGAGCTAACATCAAAATTATTGGTGATGCCTATGGTACAATTACCGAGATTGATGGAAAATTTACTCTAAATCCATCAAAAAAATTACCTTATGTAATCGAAATTTCAGCTTTAGGTTTTGGATCAAAAAAGGTAAATGTAACATCAATTTCTCAAAAGATAAATGTAAAATTAGAGGACGAAGAAACGAAATTAAATGAAATTGTAGTTTCGGCTTCAAGAACTCCAGAGCGTGTTTTAGAATCTCCGGTTACGATTGAGAGAATGAGCATCACTGACATAAAAAAGACGGCATCCCCTAGTTTTTATGACGGTCTGGAAAACTTGAAAGAAGTTCAAATGAATACCAGTAGTTTGTCTTTTAAATCTATAAACACTCGTGGCTTTGCTACTGTGGCAAATACCCGTTTCATGCAATTGGTTGACGGAATGGATAATTCATCTCCGTTATTGAATTTTGTATTAGGGAATATGATTGGTATTTCTGAAATTGATGTTCAAAGTGTTGAGTTGTTACCTGGAGCTTCTTCTGCTTTATATGGTGCCAATGCTTTTAATGGTATTTTGTTTATGAATAGCAAGAGTCCATTTACCAGTCAGGGAATTACTGCTTATGCAAAATTTGGACAAACTAGCCAACAAGCTGCGGGTTCAAATGATTTTGTTGATTACGGAATTAGAATTGCATATGCATTTAATAAATATTTTGCTGCAAAAGCTAACTTTACATACATGCGTGGTACAGATTGGCATGCAACTAACTATGATGACAAAACAAATGCAGGAAGAGACAGAAGTCATGTAAATTATGATGGTATAAATGTATATGGTGATGAAGTTACAACAAATATTAAAGGTGTTGGGCAATCATTAGCAACTTTAGGTTTGATTCCGGCGGGTGCAGTAAATTTATTGCCTGATTATAATGTGAGCAGAACGGGTTACAACGAGGTTGAATTGACAGATAACAGAGCGAGTAATACCAAAATAGATTTCTCTCTTCACTTTAAGCCGTTTGCAAATGATTTTGAAATTATTTGGCAAAGTAAATTTGGTTTTGGAAACGCAGTTTACCAAGGAGCAAACAGATATTACCTGAACAACTTTTTTATGCAACAACATAAATTAGAATTAAAAGGGAAAAACTTTTTTGTAAGAGGATATACTACGACTGAGGACGGAGGAGAATCATACGATATGCTTTTTACAGGTATTAATGTAAACAGAAAATGGAAAGATGATAAAACTTGGTTTGGTCAATATGCAGGTGCTTACATTCAGTCAACTTTAGGAGGAATGACTCCTGAAAATGCTCATATTACAGCTAGAAATGTTGCTGATACAGGTAGGTTATTGCCAGGTTCTGCAGGATTTAAAAAAGCGTTTAGTGAAGTAATTGCTGATCCAAGTGTACTTTCGGGATCAAAATTGGTTGATAATTCTAGAATCTATCACTCAGATGCCAATTATAATTTTAAGGATCTTATAAAATTTGCTGAAATTCAAGTGGGTGGATCTTTCAGACTGTATGAATTGAATTCTTATGGCAGAATTTATACTGATGCTAACGGACCTATTAATTATAATGAGTACGGTGCATATACACAATTGACTAAAAAATTATTAGATGACCGTTTGAAATTTACAGGATCTCTTCGTTATGATAAATCAAAAAATTTCGATGGTAATTTTTCTCCAAGAGTATCTTTAGTATATTCTGCGGGTGAATCTAAAAAACATAATTTCAGAACTTCTTTCCAAACAGGTTTTAGAAATCCATCTACACAAGATCAATATATTGGTTTTAATGTAGGAAGTGCCATATTGCTTGGTTCAGCTCCGGATAACTTGACAAGATACAGTGAAACATTACCTGTTTCTACATTAGTTGGACAGGCTTTTGCAGGAGGAACTTCAGTTGTTATGACTGGATTGAATGCTTACAATAATTCGTATACTGCATCTTCAGTAGGAGCGCTTAGTGCTACAGGAAATCCAGCTTTATTAAGAAAAACAAGTGTAAAATATGTTAAACCGGAACAAGTAAAAGCATTTGAGTTAGGATACCGTTCTTTTATTGAAGATATATCAATTGATGTAAACGGATATTATAATATATATAATGACTTTATTGGGAATCTAAATGTTATTGCTCCTTTTTACGGAACTGCTCAAGATGCACCTAATCCTCTTGGAGGACCAACGGATGCAGGAGCACAATCTTTACATGCAATTCAAAACGGGAACTATAGAGTATATCAATTGTACACTAATACAGATGTTGAAATCAAATCACTTGGTTTTGGTCTTGGTCTTTCTAAAAAAGTATACAGAGATTTTGAAGTTGGTGTTAATTATAATTATGCTGAATTTAAGTTTGATCAGGCAAAAGATCCAAGTTTTGAAGCTGGATTTAATACACCTAAACATAGAGTAAAAGCATCATTTGGAAACGAAAGATTATTTAAAAATTTCGGATTCAATGTTAGCGGAAGATGGAACAGCGAATATTTATGGCAATCTACAATGGTAGATGGTATGATTGATTCGGCTACTGTAGTTGATGCTCAAATCAATTATAATATTCCAAAACTAAAATCAACCTTAAAACTGGGAGCTTCAAATCTTGGAGGTAAAGAATACACTCAAGTATTGGGAGCAGGATTAATCGGGCAACAATATTTTGCTTCTTGGACAATCAATCCATAA